From Streptomyces sp. NBC_01754, a single genomic window includes:
- a CDS encoding lytic polysaccharide monooxygenase auxiliary activity family 9 protein, whose protein sequence is MARRSRLITLAAVLATLLGALGLTTLWQGKAEAHGVAMTPGSRTYLCQLDALSGTGAMNPTNPACRDALNQSGANALYNWFAVLDSNAGGRGAGYVPDGTLCSAGDRSPYDFSAYNAARDDWPRTHLTSGATLNVQYSNWAAHPGDFRVYLTKPGWASTSELRWDDLQLVQTVSDPPQQGSAGSNGGHYYWDLALPSGRSGDALMFIQWVRSDSQENFFSCSDIVFDGGNGEVTGIGGSGNGTPTPTPTPTPTSTPTPTPTPTDPEHSGSCMAVYNVESSWSGGFQGSVEVMNHGTEPRDGWAVQWKPGAGTQISSVWNGSLATGPDGTVTVSNMDYNRVIDPDGSTTFGFTATSSGNDYPAGTIGCVTP, encoded by the coding sequence ATGGCTAGACGCAGCAGACTCATCACCCTGGCAGCGGTGCTGGCCACCCTGCTCGGCGCGCTCGGCCTGACCACCCTCTGGCAGGGCAAGGCGGAGGCCCACGGTGTCGCGATGACGCCGGGCTCGCGTACCTACCTGTGCCAACTGGACGCGCTCTCCGGCACCGGAGCCATGAACCCGACGAACCCGGCGTGCCGGGACGCGCTGAACCAGAGCGGGGCGAACGCGCTGTACAACTGGTTCGCCGTGCTCGACTCCAACGCGGGCGGGCGCGGCGCGGGTTATGTGCCGGACGGCACCCTGTGCAGCGCCGGCGACCGGTCCCCGTACGACTTCTCCGCGTACAACGCCGCCCGGGACGACTGGCCCCGTACGCATCTGACCTCCGGCGCGACGCTCAACGTCCAGTACAGCAACTGGGCGGCGCATCCGGGCGACTTCCGTGTCTACCTGACCAAGCCGGGTTGGGCATCCACCTCCGAACTCCGATGGGACGACCTCCAGTTGGTGCAGACCGTCTCCGACCCGCCGCAGCAGGGCTCGGCTGGTTCCAACGGCGGCCACTACTACTGGGACCTGGCGCTGCCCTCGGGCCGGTCCGGTGACGCGCTGATGTTCATCCAGTGGGTGCGTTCGGACAGCCAGGAGAACTTCTTCTCCTGTTCGGACATCGTCTTCGACGGCGGCAACGGCGAGGTGACCGGGATCGGCGGCTCGGGCAACGGCACCCCGACCCCCACACCGACGCCCACCCCCACGTCCACTCCTACTCCCACGCCCACCCCCACGGACCCGGAGCACTCCGGTTCCTGCATGGCCGTGTACAACGTGGAGAGCTCCTGGTCCGGTGGCTTCCAGGGCTCCGTCGAGGTGATGAACCACGGTACGGAGCCCCGCGACGGCTGGGCCGTGCAGTGGAAGCCCGGTGCGGGGACGCAGATCAGCAGTGTGTGGAACGGCTCCCTCGCCACCGGTCCGGACGGCACCGTGACGGTGAGCAACATGGATTACAACCGCGTCATCGACCCGGACGGGAGTACGACGTTCGGCTTCACCGCCACCTCGTCGGGCAACGACTACCCGGCCGGGACGATCGGGTGCGTGACGCCCTGA
- a CDS encoding cold-shock protein produces MASGTVKWFNAEKGFGFIEQDGGGADVFAHYSNIAAQGFRELQEGQKVNFDIAQGQKGPTAENIVPA; encoded by the coding sequence ATGGCATCTGGCACCGTGAAGTGGTTCAACGCGGAAAAGGGTTTCGGCTTCATCGAGCAGGACGGTGGCGGCGCTGACGTGTTCGCCCACTACTCGAACATCGCCGCCCAGGGCTTCCGCGAGCTGCAGGAAGGCCAGAAGGTTAACTTCGACATCGCGCAGGGCCAGAAGGGCCCGACGGCCGAGAACATCGTTCCCGCCTGA